A genomic window from Candidatus Nealsonbacteria bacterium includes:
- a CDS encoding nucleotidyl transferase AbiEii/AbiGii toxin family protein, with protein sequence MLNREKHQLIMGKILRDFYSDVSISPLLGLKGGTCAYFFYNLSRFSVDLDFDLLSKEKENEKIVFEKIIDILSKYGDIKNQYIKKFTLFALLSYGDNEHNIKIEISTKELMGNIKEYYEIREHLGIPMFVARKDYLFSSKLFALIHRKETAMRDIYDIHYFAKNNWDINKELIERKTGKSVKEYLEECFLFIEKRKGSQMLQGLGELVGGEKEKEWIKKHLKADTIFMLKNYISVLK encoded by the coding sequence ATGCTAAATAGAGAAAAACACCAGCTAATTATGGGAAAAATTCTAAGAGATTTTTATTCTGATGTTTCTATTAGTCCTCTTTTAGGACTTAAGGGAGGAACCTGTGCCTACTTTTTTTACAACTTATCAAGATTTTCGGTTGATTTAGATTTTGATCTTCTTTCAAAGGAGAAAGAGAATGAAAAAATAGTATTTGAAAAGATTATTGATATATTGAGTAAATATGGGGATATTAAGAACCAATATATTAAAAAATTTACATTGTTTGCTCTGCTTTCTTATGGTGATAATGAACATAATATAAAGATTGAAATTAGCACCAAAGAGTTGATGGGAAATATCAAAGAGTATTATGAAATAAGAGAGCATCTAGGCATCCCAATGTTTGTCGCTAGAAAGGATTATTTGTTTTCTAGTAAGTTATTTGCACTGATTCATCGCAAAGAAACTGCTATGCGAGATATTTATGATATTCACTATTTTGCTAAAAATAATTGGGATATTAATAAAGAATTAATTGAGAGAAAAACTGGCAAATCAGTCAAAGAATACTTAGAAGAATGTTTTTTGTTCATAGAGAAAAGAAAAGGTAGTCAGATGCTCCAGGGATTGGGAGAATTAGTCGGTGGCGAAAAAGAAAAAGAGTGGATTAAAAAACATTTGAAAGCTGATACTATTTTTATGCTGAAGAACTATATTTCGGTGTTGAAATAG
- the gatB gene encoding Asp-tRNA(Asn)/Glu-tRNA(Gln) amidotransferase subunit GatB, which translates to MKYEPTIGLEVHIELNTSSKMFCSCFNDSEAKEPNINICPVCTGHPGTLPVINKSAIDKIIKTGLALNCTIPDYSNFDRKNYFYPDLPKGYQISQNENPFCLKGFLEIDGKRVGITRIHLEEDAGKLIHPLGSNHSLVDFNRAGVPLMELVTEPDIKSAQEAKKFVEELRLIMRYLGVSNADMEKGELRVDANISLALPGAELGTRAEIKNLNSFRFIERAIEYEIKRQADILDEGDKIIQQTRGWDENKQETVSQREKEGSHDYRYFPEPDLPVIHIKKPFINLEIIKSAIPELPSQRRKRFKSEYELTDREIDYLIFDKDLANYYEKVTSELLNRIKEVDSKDVSEKKEEFKLYRIAANYLLTDLQGLLNGMSVVSEDFLIDPENFAEFICMVYKGSISSSIAKKVIREMFETGGDPSNIVTEKGLTELKDESEIEVIIQEVISSNTKAVQDYKNGKEASFKFLVGQVMTKSKGRANPQAVDNILKKII; encoded by the coding sequence ATGAAATATGAGCCAACGATCGGTTTGGAAGTGCATATAGAGCTTAATACTAGCTCGAAGATGTTCTGCTCATGCTTCAATGACTCAGAAGCCAAAGAGCCAAACATTAATATTTGCCCGGTATGTACTGGACACCCGGGTACTCTTCCGGTTATTAATAAATCCGCCATTGATAAAATAATAAAAACTGGTCTGGCTTTAAATTGCACAATACCAGATTATTCTAATTTTGACAGAAAAAATTATTTCTATCCAGATCTTCCTAAGGGTTATCAGATAAGTCAAAATGAAAACCCATTTTGTCTAAAAGGATTTCTTGAGATAGACGGAAAGAGGGTAGGCATTACCAGAATACATCTTGAAGAAGATGCTGGTAAATTAATACATCCTTTGGGTAGCAATCATTCTTTGGTTGATTTTAATAGAGCGGGAGTTCCATTAATGGAACTAGTAACTGAGCCAGATATTAAGTCTGCGCAAGAGGCAAAGAAATTTGTTGAAGAGCTAAGATTGATAATGAGATACCTTGGCGTTTCTAATGCTGACATGGAGAAGGGGGAATTAAGAGTTGATGCAAATATATCACTAGCATTACCAGGTGCAGAATTAGGGACTAGGGCTGAAATAAAAAACCTTAATTCCTTTAGGTTTATTGAGAGAGCGATTGAATATGAAATAAAAAGACAAGCAGATATTTTAGACGAAGGCGACAAGATAATACAGCAAACAAGGGGTTGGGATGAAAACAAACAAGAGACTGTTTCTCAAAGAGAAAAGGAGGGATCTCATGATTATAGGTATTTCCCTGAACCAGACTTACCAGTAATTCATATTAAAAAACCTTTCATCAATTTAGAAATAATTAAATCAGCTATTCCCGAGCTTCCAAGTCAAAGACGCAAGAGATTTAAGAGTGAGTATGAGCTCACAGACAGAGAGATTGATTATTTGATATTTGATAAGGATTTAGCTAATTATTACGAAAAAGTAACAAGTGAGTTGTTAAACAGGATAAAAGAGGTTGATTCAAAAGACGTTTCTGAAAAGAAAGAAGAGTTTAAACTTTATCGTATTGCCGCTAATTATCTTTTAACCGATCTTCAGGGGTTATTGAATGGGATGAGCGTTGTAAGCGAGGATTTCCTTATAGATCCGGAGAATTTTGCTGAATTCATCTGCATGGTTTATAAGGGCAGTATATCAAGTAGCATCGCAAAAAAGGTTATTAGGGAAATGTTTGAGACTGGAGGAGATCCATCAAATATCGTTACTGAGAAGGGGTTGACCGAGCTTAAGGATGAGTCTGAGATAGAGGTTATTATTCAGGAAGTTATATCTTCTAATACAAAGGCAGTTCAGGATTATAAAAATGGAAAAGAAGCTTCTTTTAAGTTTCTTGTTGGTCAGGTTATGACTAAGTCAAAGGGTAGGGCAAATCCTCAAGCAGTAGACAATATACTAAAAAAGATTATTTAA
- a CDS encoding thymidylate kinase codes for MNKKSGKFIVFEGPDGSGKATQARLLATALKNEGYQVKEIDFPQYGHKSAGLVENYLSGNYGLAEEVGPYRASIFYACDRYDASFILKKWIEEGNIVIADRYTSSSAAHQGGKIGDSMERKKYLDWLYNLEYGIFGIPKPDITLILKTSVELSYKLSLKNEEDKKKKKVSHLGKKGRDIHEEDFNHLENAFNTYLYLAREYPNDFKLIECIDNGELMPALEIHNKIKNIIDKEL; via the coding sequence ATGAATAAAAAATCTGGAAAATTTATAGTTTTTGAAGGGCCTGATGGTTCAGGTAAGGCAACTCAAGCTCGTCTTTTAGCAACAGCCCTAAAGAATGAAGGGTATCAGGTTAAAGAAATAGATTTTCCGCAGTATGGGCACAAGTCCGCCGGTCTTGTGGAAAATTATTTGAGTGGAAACTATGGTTTAGCCGAAGAAGTGGGCCCTTACAGGGCTTCTATATTTTATGCTTGTGATAGATATGACGCATCTTTTATTCTTAAGAAGTGGATTGAAGAAGGCAATATTGTTATTGCAGATAGATACACTTCATCAAGTGCTGCTCATCAGGGGGGTAAAATAGGGGATAGTATGGAAAGGAAAAAATATCTTGATTGGCTATATAATCTTGAGTATGGTATCTTTGGAATACCTAAGCCAGATATTACCTTAATACTTAAAACTTCCGTTGAACTTTCTTATAAGCTTTCACTTAAAAATGAAGAGGATAAAAAAAAGAAGAAAGTTTCTCATCTTGGTAAAAAGGGGAGAGATATTCACGAAGAAGATTTTAATCATTTAGAGAACGCTTTTAATACTTATCTTTATTTGGCTCGGGAATATCCCAACGATTTTAAATTAATAGAATGTATTGATAATGGTGAATTAATGCCTGCCTTGGAAATACATAATAAAATTAAAAATATTATAGATAAAGAATTATGA
- the deoC gene encoding deoxyribose-phosphate aldolase — translation MSKIAKAIDHTDIRKEAKLTDIKKACNEAKEYGFHGVCVNPEWTSLVSKELEGTDVKTVILIDPPMGLSSHSERLKVCNQAKKDGADELDIVMNIIDMKYERYDKILKDLTPLCKLLPTKVIIGSGFLTDEEIEKASKLVKKAGAFCVKTATSKDPLENREMKEKAHHIRLMKKNAPGLVIKASGNIRTLQDIRKMMNAGADIVGTKSGVQIMKELNKGKKK, via the coding sequence ATGTCAAAAATAGCTAAAGCAATAGATCATACGGATATAAGAAAAGAAGCCAAGTTAACTGATATTAAAAAGGCTTGCAATGAGGCTAAGGAGTATGGTTTCCATGGGGTTTGCGTTAATCCTGAATGGACTAGCCTTGTTAGTAAAGAACTAGAAGGAACAGATGTGAAAACCGTTATATTAATAGATCCTCCAATGGGGTTGTCATCACACTCAGAAAGGCTAAAAGTTTGTAATCAGGCCAAAAAAGATGGAGCTGATGAATTAGATATTGTAATGAATATCATCGACATGAAGTATGAAAGATATGATAAGATTTTAAAAGACTTAACACCTCTTTGTAAATTACTACCGACCAAAGTAATCATCGGTTCAGGATTCTTAACTGATGAAGAAATTGAAAAAGCTTCAAAACTAGTTAAAAAGGCTGGTGCTTTTTGCGTTAAAACTGCAACATCAAAGGACCCGTTAGAGAATCGTGAAATGAAAGAGAAAGCACATCATATCAGATTAATGAAAAAGAATGCGCCTGGGTTAGTGATTAAGGCTTCCGGAAATATTAGAACATTGCAAGATATCAGGAAAATGATGAATGCCGGTGCAGACATAGTTGGTACTAAGAGTGGTGTTCAAATAATGAAGGAATTAAATAAAGGAAAAAAGAAGTAA
- the miaA gene encoding tRNA (adenosine(37)-N6)-dimethylallyltransferase MiaA, producing MGTRGRSDKLKLIVIIGPTASGKSSLAVKIANQYNGEIISADSRQVYKGLDIGSGKITKKETKGISHHLLDVASPKRKFSVAQYQKIAYQKIGQIIERGKLPILCGGSGFYIKSITDGVIIPKVTPDWKLREKLSKKSTEELYQLLKSIDPQRAKNIEKDNPRRLIRAIEIVIKTKKPVPSVKENPAYNTLFIGIKKNQKDLDKAIKKRLELRLDQGMIKEVKELRSSGLSWKRLESFGLEYEWIAKYLQNKISYEEMKENLLRDTIKFSKKQMNWWKNDQRIYWVKNFKESKDIVNSFM from the coding sequence ATGGGGACTCGAGGGAGATCTGACAAACTAAAGTTAATTGTAATAATCGGACCGACCGCCTCAGGCAAGAGTAGCTTGGCTGTTAAGATTGCCAATCAATATAATGGCGAAATAATTTCCGCTGACTCAAGACAAGTCTATAAGGGGCTAGATATTGGAAGCGGAAAAATAACTAAAAAGGAAACAAAAGGAATCTCACACCACCTCTTAGACGTTGCCAGTCCAAAAAGGAAGTTTAGTGTTGCTCAATATCAAAAAATAGCCTATCAAAAGATAGGTCAAATAATAGAAAGAGGTAAACTACCAATTCTATGTGGCGGAAGTGGTTTCTATATCAAATCCATTACCGATGGAGTAATTATACCCAAAGTAACGCCTGACTGGAAACTCAGAGAAAAACTGAGCAAGAAAAGTACTGAAGAACTTTATCAACTCCTTAAATCTATTGATCCTCAAAGAGCTAAAAATATAGAAAAAGATAATCCCAGAAGATTAATAAGGGCCATAGAGATAGTCATAAAAACAAAAAAACCAGTACCTTCAGTAAAAGAAAATCCTGCCTATAATACACTATTCATAGGAATCAAAAAGAATCAAAAAGATTTAGACAAAGCTATTAAAAAAAGATTGGAACTTAGACTAGACCAAGGGATGATAAAGGAGGTTAAAGAATTAAGATCCTCGGGTCTTTCTTGGAAAAGACTTGAGTCGTTTGGACTTGAGTATGAATGGATTGCAAAATATCTACAGAATAAAATATCTTATGAAGAAATGAAAGAAAATCTTTTAAGAGATACTATCAAGTTTAGTAAAAAACAAATGAATTGGTGGAAAAATGATCAGCGAATTTATTGGGTGAAAAATTTCAAAGAGTCAAAAGATATTGTTAATAGTTTTATGTAA
- the thyA gene encoding thymidylate synthase — MKLPKDRTPDNQYHQVLERIMRDGRDVLPIHGEKAKMIPGIQLRYDIDNGFPVITERDLSGSFFKGALAEHIAFLNGARTQKELESFGCKWWEKWVTKEKCEIFGLEEGDLGDGSYGAAWAAFPTKEGEPFNQIKEVIRQIKERPYLRTHFISPWIPQYTIQHSERTRKVVVAPCHGWIHILAFPDKKELTIHHFQRSADFPVGVPFNMIQYASFGLMVAQLTGYTLKDIIYTFSDAHIYESQFDKVKELLSREPRKLPTIRINSPIDNIFDFRPEHFTLEDYDPHPKMNIPTPI, encoded by the coding sequence ATGAAATTACCCAAAGATCGTACTCCAGACAATCAATATCATCAAGTGCTGGAAAGAATAATGAGAGATGGTCGTGATGTTCTTCCAATACATGGAGAAAAAGCAAAAATGATACCCGGGATTCAATTACGTTATGATATAGATAATGGATTTCCGGTTATAACAGAACGTGATCTGTCAGGATCATTCTTCAAAGGAGCTCTAGCTGAACACATCGCCTTTCTCAATGGCGCAAGGACTCAAAAAGAACTTGAATCGTTTGGATGTAAGTGGTGGGAAAAATGGGTAACCAAAGAAAAGTGTGAAATATTCGGCCTAGAAGAAGGTGACCTTGGAGATGGTTCATATGGCGCTGCTTGGGCAGCTTTTCCAACAAAAGAAGGTGAACCATTCAATCAAATAAAGGAAGTTATTCGGCAAATCAAAGAGAGACCTTACCTCCGAACTCATTTCATATCACCCTGGATACCTCAATATACGATTCAACACAGCGAAAGGACTAGAAAAGTGGTTGTAGCCCCCTGTCATGGATGGATTCATATTCTAGCCTTTCCAGACAAAAAAGAATTAACCATTCATCACTTTCAAAGAAGTGCTGATTTCCCAGTAGGAGTCCCCTTTAACATGATCCAGTATGCTTCATTTGGCCTCATGGTAGCTCAACTAACCGGATATACCCTAAAGGACATTATTTATACTTTTTCTGATGCTCATATATATGAAAGCCAGTTTGATAAAGTTAAAGAGCTGCTATCAAGAGAGCCCAGAAAACTTCCAACTATTAGAATAAATTCACCTATTGATAATATCTTTGACTTTAGACCCGAACACTTCACACTAGAAGATTATGATCCACACCCTAAGATGAATATTCCAACGCCTATATAA
- a CDS encoding HIT domain-containing protein, producing MNENFVNLNNSLRPNDRSEKYSNHIKQIKDDGVCPFCAEHLKKYHKNPIFKETNSWLATNNMFPYEGAKFHILFIHKKHIDNIKEITPTGWSELQEIISEVTDELKIKGGTTFIRFGDTKFTGATITHLHAHLISSDPEQKDKPPILTRVG from the coding sequence ATGAATGAAAATTTTGTAAATTTAAATAATAGTCTCCGCCCAAATGATAGAAGTGAAAAATATTCAAACCACATTAAACAAATTAAAGACGATGGGGTTTGTCCGTTCTGTGCTGAACACTTAAAAAAATACCATAAAAATCCGATTTTCAAAGAAACAAATTCATGGCTTGCAACCAATAATATGTTCCCTTATGAGGGAGCAAAATTTCACATCCTCTTCATACATAAAAAACATATTGATAATATTAAAGAAATAACTCCGACAGGATGGTCGGAGCTTCAAGAAATTATATCAGAAGTAACAGATGAATTAAAAATAAAAGGTGGAACTACTTTTATTAGATTCGGAGACACAAAATTTACCGGAGCAACAATTACTCACCTACATGCCCACTTAATATCATCTGACCCTGAACAAAAAGACAAGCCCCCTATTTTAACCAGAGTTGGTTAA
- the folA gene encoding type 3 dihydrofolate reductase, whose product MKISIIAAIGKNNVIGVDNGLPWNLPADINHFKKMTINKPVIMGHKTFESIGKPLPSRENIILTLDKDFAPEGCLVAYSIEEALKLAGDVKEVMIIGGVSIYKQFLSFADKMYLTLIDGEFAGDAFFPEFNKNEWQEVAREDNEADEINHYNYSFITLERKK is encoded by the coding sequence ATGAAAATATCAATTATCGCTGCTATAGGAAAAAATAATGTAATTGGAGTTGATAACGGCTTGCCCTGGAATCTTCCGGCTGACATAAATCATTTCAAAAAAATGACCATCAATAAACCAGTTATTATGGGTCATAAAACATTTGAATCTATTGGAAAGCCATTGCCTAGTCGAGAAAATATAATATTGACCCTAGACAAGGATTTCGCACCAGAAGGATGTTTGGTGGCTTATTCAATAGAAGAGGCCTTAAAATTGGCAGGAGATGTCAAAGAGGTAATGATTATCGGAGGCGTTTCGATTTATAAGCAGTTTTTATCTTTTGCCGACAAGATGTATCTCACTTTGATTGATGGAGAGTTTGCGGGAGATGCTTTCTTCCCGGAATTTAATAAAAATGAATGGCAAGAGGTGGCAAGAGAAGATAATGAAGCGGATGAAATAAATCATTATAACTATTCCTTTATAACACTAGAAAGGAAAAAATAA
- the miaB gene encoding tRNA (N6-isopentenyl adenosine(37)-C2)-methylthiotransferase MiaB, with the protein MKKYHIITYGCQTNHSDSERISSVLEDMGYSFVEDKYNADLVVINSCSIRQSAVNRIYGQIENIKNGKVIVTGCILKRDGKKLSKKADLILDTKDLLAWPEIIDGLNKKDLDNYFKIKPKNQGGLTALIPIMTGCNNFCSYCVVPYTRGRELSRPLDDIIEEVRLANEKGNKEVWLLGQNVNSYKGKDSKGKEVNFCQLIKEVEKVPGNFWIRFTSSHPKDFSDELIEIIKGSEKITKYLHLPVQSGDDEILERMNRPYKISDYKKFVQKIKKELPDLTLSTDVIVGFPKETEEQFQKTADLFREIPYDMAYISKYSPRPGTPSFKLKDDISNVEKERRWTIINEILMKNNQQRNKFLINKTVEALIEKEKDGFIIGKTKEYKSIKVKGPRSLVGNFVKIKVNKSLSWGLEGDLTN; encoded by the coding sequence ATGAAAAAATATCACATTATTACCTATGGCTGTCAGACTAATCATTCTGACAGTGAGAGAATTAGCTCTGTCCTTGAAGACATGGGCTATTCTTTTGTTGAAGACAAGTATAATGCTGACCTTGTAGTTATAAATTCATGTTCAATCAGACAATCGGCTGTAAATAGAATTTATGGTCAAATTGAAAATATTAAAAACGGAAAAGTTATTGTCACCGGATGTATACTAAAAAGAGATGGTAAAAAACTATCTAAGAAAGCTGATTTAATTTTAGACACAAAAGACCTTCTGGCTTGGCCAGAAATAATTGACGGACTAAACAAGAAGGATCTTGATAATTACTTTAAAATCAAACCAAAAAATCAAGGAGGATTAACGGCCTTGATACCAATTATGACTGGCTGTAATAACTTTTGTAGCTATTGCGTTGTCCCCTATACCAGAGGAAGAGAATTATCAAGACCACTAGACGACATCATAGAAGAAGTTCGCCTTGCTAATGAAAAAGGAAATAAAGAAGTTTGGTTATTAGGACAAAATGTTAATTCATACAAAGGAAAGGACTCTAAAGGAAAAGAAGTTAATTTCTGCCAACTAATTAAGGAAGTAGAAAAAGTTCCTGGTAATTTCTGGATTCGTTTTACAAGCTCTCATCCTAAAGATTTTTCTGACGAACTTATTGAAATTATCAAAGGTTCTGAAAAAATTACCAAATACCTACATCTTCCGGTTCAATCTGGAGATGATGAAATATTGGAAAGAATGAATAGGCCTTACAAAATATCTGATTATAAGAAATTCGTTCAAAAAATAAAAAAAGAACTGCCCGACCTAACTTTATCAACTGATGTTATCGTTGGTTTCCCAAAAGAAACAGAAGAACAATTTCAAAAAACCGCAGATCTTTTCAGAGAAATCCCATATGATATGGCCTACATTTCAAAGTACTCCCCTCGCCCAGGAACACCATCGTTTAAATTAAAAGATGATATTTCTAATGTTGAAAAAGAGAGGCGCTGGACGATAATAAATGAAATTTTAATGAAGAACAACCAGCAAAGAAATAAATTTCTAATTAATAAGACCGTAGAAGCTTTAATAGAAAAAGAAAAAGATGGATTTATTATTGGAAAAACAAAAGAATATAAGAGTATAAAAGTAAAAGGCCCAAGATCTCTAGTGGGTAATTTTGTTAAAATAAAAGTTAATAAATCTTTATCATGGGGACTCGAGGGAGATCTGACAAACTAA